In Streptomyces sp. NBC_00569, a single genomic region encodes these proteins:
- a CDS encoding FdhF/YdeP family oxidoreductase, producing MSSGIEDPVDDLTVTPPKTWATGLPAVTHALEYSLSQTSPRRTMLTLLNINQAKGIDCPGCAWPEPAPGKRHMNEYCENGAKHINDEATSRRVTRDFFREHSIAELAAKSDYWLNQQGRLTEPMVKRPGATHYEPIGWDEAFGILAKELKQLTSPDEALFYVSGRLNNEAAFLLQLFARAYGTNNLPDCSNMCHESSGSAMSETLGVGKGTVSLDDLENSDLVFVVGQNPGTNHPRMLSSLEETKRNGGKVVAVNTLPEAGLLRFKHPQRPRGIIGKGTQIADQFLHIRAGGDLALFQALNLLLLEAEDANPGTVIDHAFIEKNTIGFEAFEKHARQVTWEHIHDATGLSREEIDEVFERVLKARSVIVCWAMGLTQHKHGVPSIREVINFLMLRGNIGKPGAGACPVRGHSNVQGDRTMGVWERMPQKFLDSLGKEFGFTPPSHHGLDAVDGIRAMYERRAKFFLGVAGNFVRATPDSEVTEQAMRNCSLTAHVSTKLNRSHTVCGETALILPTLGRSDKDFQATGEQFITVEDSMSDVHASRGKLPPASPHLLSEVAIISRMALATIGDKYGIPWQGFEDDYGTVRDRISRVVPGFEDFNVRVSAPGGFNLPNPANHGVFNTPSGKAVFTQNDFTMPHVPEGHLLLQTLRSHDQWNTVWYAPNDRYRGIHNARRVVMVNPADLKALGIEDGDMVDLVSVWHDDRERRAENFKVVAYPASRGSAAAYYPETNVLVPLDSVADISNCPTSKGVVVRLEPVATPS from the coding sequence ATGAGCAGCGGCATCGAGGACCCGGTCGACGACCTGACGGTCACGCCCCCCAAGACCTGGGCGACGGGTCTGCCCGCCGTGACGCACGCGCTGGAGTACTCCCTCAGCCAGACGTCCCCGCGCCGCACCATGCTGACGCTGCTGAACATCAACCAGGCCAAGGGCATCGACTGCCCCGGCTGTGCCTGGCCCGAGCCCGCGCCGGGCAAGCGGCACATGAACGAGTACTGCGAGAACGGCGCCAAGCACATCAACGACGAGGCCACCTCGCGCCGCGTCACCCGTGACTTCTTCCGCGAGCACTCGATCGCCGAACTGGCCGCCAAGTCGGACTACTGGCTCAACCAGCAGGGCCGGCTGACCGAGCCGATGGTCAAGCGCCCCGGCGCGACGCACTACGAACCGATCGGCTGGGACGAGGCGTTCGGCATCCTCGCCAAGGAGCTCAAGCAGCTCACCTCCCCCGACGAGGCTCTCTTCTACGTCTCCGGCCGCCTCAACAACGAGGCCGCGTTCCTCCTCCAGCTCTTCGCCCGCGCGTACGGCACCAACAATCTGCCGGACTGCTCCAACATGTGCCACGAGTCCAGCGGCTCGGCCATGTCGGAGACCCTGGGAGTCGGCAAGGGCACGGTCTCCCTCGACGACCTGGAGAACTCCGACCTGGTCTTCGTCGTGGGCCAGAACCCGGGCACCAACCACCCGCGCATGCTGTCCTCGCTGGAGGAGACCAAGCGCAACGGCGGCAAGGTCGTCGCCGTCAACACGCTCCCCGAGGCCGGCCTGCTGCGCTTCAAGCACCCCCAGCGCCCGCGCGGCATCATCGGCAAGGGCACGCAGATCGCCGACCAGTTCCTGCACATCAGGGCCGGCGGCGACCTCGCCCTGTTCCAGGCCCTGAACCTGCTGCTCCTGGAGGCCGAGGACGCCAACCCCGGCACGGTGATCGACCACGCGTTCATCGAGAAGAACACCATCGGCTTCGAGGCCTTCGAGAAGCACGCGCGCCAGGTCACCTGGGAGCACATCCACGACGCCACCGGCCTGTCCCGTGAGGAGATCGACGAGGTCTTCGAGCGCGTCCTGAAGGCCAGGTCGGTCATCGTGTGCTGGGCGATGGGCCTCACCCAGCACAAGCACGGAGTCCCCTCCATCCGCGAAGTCATCAACTTCCTCATGCTGCGCGGCAACATCGGCAAGCCCGGCGCGGGCGCGTGCCCGGTGCGCGGCCACAGCAACGTGCAGGGCGACCGCACGATGGGCGTGTGGGAGCGGATGCCGCAGAAGTTCCTGGACTCCCTGGGCAAGGAATTCGGCTTCACGCCGCCCAGCCACCACGGCCTGGACGCCGTCGACGGCATCCGCGCCATGTACGAGAGGCGCGCCAAGTTCTTCCTCGGCGTCGCCGGCAACTTCGTGCGCGCCACCCCCGACAGCGAGGTCACCGAGCAGGCGATGCGCAACTGCAGCCTGACGGCCCACGTCTCGACGAAGCTCAACCGCTCCCACACCGTGTGCGGCGAGACGGCGCTGATCCTGCCCACCCTGGGCCGCAGCGACAAGGACTTCCAGGCCACCGGCGAACAGTTCATCACCGTCGAGGACTCGATGAGCGACGTGCACGCCTCCCGCGGCAAGCTGCCGCCGGCCTCCCCGCACCTGCTCAGCGAGGTCGCCATCATCAGCCGCATGGCCCTCGCGACCATCGGCGACAAGTACGGCATCCCGTGGCAGGGCTTCGAGGACGACTACGGCACCGTCCGCGACCGGATCTCGCGCGTCGTCCCGGGCTTCGAGGACTTCAACGTGCGAGTCTCCGCGCCGGGAGGCTTCAACCTGCCCAACCCGGCCAACCACGGTGTCTTCAACACCCCCAGCGGCAAGGCCGTGTTCACGCAGAACGACTTCACGATGCCGCACGTGCCCGAGGGCCACCTGCTGCTCCAGACGCTGCGTTCGCACGACCAGTGGAACACCGTCTGGTACGCGCCCAACGACCGTTACCGCGGCATCCACAACGCCCGCCGCGTCGTCATGGTGAACCCCGCCGACCTCAAGGCGCTCGGCATCGAGGACGGCGACATGGTCGACCTGGTCAGCGTCTGGCACGACGACAGGGAGCGCCGCGCCGAGAACTTCAAGGTCGTCGCCTACCCGGCGAGCCGCGGATCCGCTGCGGCCTACTACCCCGAGACGAACGTCCTGGTCCCGCTGGACAGCGTCGCCGACATCAGCAACTGCCCCACTTCCAAGGGAGTTGTGGTGCGCCTGGAGCCCGTCGCCACTCCGAGCTGA
- the fdhD gene encoding formate dehydrogenase accessory sulfurtransferase FdhD, translating into MGRVTARRRVLRVRDGVSSYRPDTMAVEEPMEIRVGGRPLTVTMRTPGDDFDLAAGFLVSEGVVHSAGDVAGIRYCAGATSDGGNTYNVVDVALGPGVAAPDASLERNFYTTSSCGLCGKASLDAVRTSAAWTVSEDPLRVGPELVTALPDRLRAAQKVFDSTGGLHAAALFGADGEMLCLREDVGRHNAVDKVVGHALREGLLPLRETVLMVSGRASFELVQKALMAGIPMLAAVSAPSSLAVDLAAESGLTLIGFLRGTSMNVYTGAERLAQVPVP; encoded by the coding sequence ATGGGACGCGTGACCGCGCGCCGGCGTGTGCTGCGAGTTCGGGACGGGGTGTCCTCGTACCGGCCCGACACCATGGCCGTCGAGGAGCCGATGGAGATCAGGGTGGGCGGGCGTCCGCTCACGGTGACCATGCGGACACCGGGCGACGACTTCGATCTCGCGGCCGGGTTCCTGGTGAGCGAGGGCGTGGTGCACTCCGCCGGCGATGTGGCCGGGATCCGCTACTGCGCGGGCGCCACGTCCGACGGCGGCAACACGTACAACGTCGTGGATGTGGCCCTGGGCCCCGGCGTGGCCGCCCCCGACGCCTCTCTCGAGCGGAACTTCTACACGACGTCCTCGTGCGGGCTGTGCGGCAAGGCGAGCCTGGACGCGGTGCGCACCTCGGCGGCGTGGACCGTCTCCGAGGATCCGCTGCGCGTCGGCCCCGAGCTGGTGACGGCGTTGCCGGACCGGCTGCGGGCGGCCCAGAAGGTGTTCGACAGCACGGGCGGCCTGCACGCCGCCGCCCTGTTCGGCGCCGACGGGGAGATGCTGTGCCTGCGCGAGGACGTCGGCCGGCACAACGCCGTCGACAAGGTCGTCGGCCACGCACTGCGCGAGGGGCTGCTGCCGCTGCGCGAGACCGTTCTGATGGTGAGCGGCCGGGCCTCCTTCGAGCTGGTGCAGAAGGCGCTGATGGCGGGAATCCCGATGCTGGCGGCCGTCTCCGCCCCGTCGTCGCTCGCCGTGGACCTCGCCGCCGAGAGCGGCCTGACCCTGATCGGATTCCTGCGCGGCACCTCGATGAACGTCTACACCGGTGCCGAGCGGCTGGCACAGGTGCCCGTGCCCTGA
- a CDS encoding LysR family transcriptional regulator, which translates to MLFRQLEYLVALSRERHFARAAQACYVSQPALSEAIRKLEEELDVPLVRRGRKYEGLTPEGERIVVWAQRILADRDALKDEVGALRTGLSGRMRIGSVPTASGAVSLLTGPFCAEHPLVTVEVKADLQSRDILRQLQNFEIDAGITYLHEDLAEHFHTVPLYQERYVLLITAADALAHRTTATWEEASLLALCLLTDSMQGRRVLDEVFAEAGTRPSPRIETDSVGALFAHVRTGRWASVVPHAWLHVFGVPHGMRAVPLVEPARTVPVGLVVTAREPGSVMARALVEVARHTDVAAALERLPGDPAVP; encoded by the coding sequence GTGCTGTTTCGCCAACTCGAATACCTGGTGGCCCTCTCGCGGGAGCGCCACTTCGCCCGCGCCGCCCAGGCCTGCTACGTCTCCCAGCCCGCCCTCTCGGAGGCGATCCGCAAGCTGGAGGAGGAGCTGGACGTGCCGCTGGTCCGGCGCGGCCGCAAGTACGAGGGCCTCACGCCCGAGGGTGAGCGCATCGTGGTGTGGGCGCAGCGGATCCTGGCCGATCGCGACGCGCTCAAGGACGAGGTCGGCGCGCTGCGCACCGGGCTGAGCGGCCGGATGCGGATCGGCTCGGTCCCGACCGCGTCCGGCGCCGTCTCCCTGCTGACCGGCCCGTTCTGCGCGGAGCACCCGCTGGTGACCGTGGAGGTGAAAGCGGATCTCCAGTCGCGGGACATCCTGAGGCAGTTGCAGAACTTCGAGATCGACGCCGGAATCACGTATCTGCACGAGGACCTCGCGGAGCACTTCCACACCGTCCCGCTGTATCAGGAGCGGTACGTGCTCCTGATCACGGCCGCCGATGCCCTGGCTCATCGGACGACGGCGACGTGGGAAGAAGCGTCGCTGCTGGCGCTGTGCCTGCTGACCGACTCCATGCAGGGGCGCCGGGTGCTGGACGAGGTGTTCGCCGAGGCCGGGACCCGGCCGTCGCCCCGGATCGAGACCGACTCGGTGGGCGCGCTGTTCGCCCATGTCAGGACGGGCCGGTGGGCGAGCGTCGTCCCGCACGCGTGGCTGCACGTCTTCGGCGTCCCGCACGGCATGCGGGCGGTGCCCCTCGTCGAGCCCGCCCGGACGGTGCCGGTCGGTCTGGTGGTCACGGCCCGCGAGCCGGGCTCGGTCATGGCCCGCGCACTGGTGGAAGTCGCCCGTCACACCGACGTGGCCGCCGCGCTGGAACGCCTCCCGGGCGATCCCGCGGTCCCGTAG
- a CDS encoding GreA/GreB family elongation factor, translated as MSGEPEPMSDAERRALEQELADVTAERNADAATLQDTTEVGDHADQADELIRSDEVDRLDARIDEIKVRLRGAADAGSPSTDVVGVGSTVEVRYADGSVATVQIGEGAAVLDPTLVTADSPLGSALLGHRAGDSVSYDAPDGRATVTVVSLGA; from the coding sequence ATGAGCGGAGAGCCCGAACCGATGAGCGACGCCGAGCGCCGCGCACTCGAGCAGGAGCTCGCCGACGTGACGGCCGAACGCAACGCGGACGCCGCCACGTTGCAGGACACCACCGAGGTGGGCGACCACGCCGACCAGGCCGACGAGTTGATCCGCTCCGACGAGGTGGACCGCCTCGACGCGCGCATCGACGAGATCAAGGTGCGCCTGCGCGGCGCCGCCGACGCGGGCTCGCCCAGCACGGACGTGGTGGGTGTGGGCAGCACGGTCGAGGTGCGGTACGCGGACGGTTCGGTGGCGACCGTCCAGATCGGCGAGGGCGCGGCGGTCCTCGACCCGACACTGGTCACCGCCGACAGCCCGCTCGGCAGCGCGCTGCTGGGACACCGGGCCGGCGACAGCGTCAGCTACGACGCGCCCGACGGGCGGGCGACGGTCACGGTCGTGTCCCTCGGCGCGTAG
- a CDS encoding ATP-dependent Clp protease ATP-binding subunit, which yields MSMSFGSGFGSSDPFSDLFNRFFGMSPASSPPAVQRVPIGRLLTDSSQELLGLAAQKAIEDGTSDLDTEHLLWATTKIGPTRKLLSHIGVDPDALSKEVAAVLPQESGQPSAEPGLTPAAKRTLQAAYSHSQAAGASYIGPEHILAALLSDSDSGAARLLRAQGFSPDRLENLADQTSRSEGPAEAKKPATTLDEYGRDLTEDAKAGMLDPVVGRADEIEQTIEILSRRSKNNPVLIGEPGVGKTAIVEGLAQRIVAGEVPQTLKDKRVVSLDLSGMVAGAQYRGQFEERLKKVIEDVQDAGGSIILFIDELHTVVGAGATGEGAMDAGNMLKPALARGELQLVGATTIDEYRKHIEKDAALERRFQPVLIPEPTVEQTVQILEGLRDAYEAHHQVRFADGALAAAAELSDRYISDRFLPDKAIDLMDQAGARVRLRSAGRSTEVVSREDRIAKLRREQQEAVAGEDFEKASEFKRQIAELEGELAGIEERREGVVSVTEADIADVVSRRTGIPVSQLTASEKEKLLNLEAEMHSRIVGQNEAVTAVSEAVRRNRAGMGDPNRPVGSFLFLGPTGVGKTELAKTLADLLFGDEDHMIRFDMSEFQEKHTVARLVGAPPGYVGYEEAGQLTEKVRRQPYSVVLFDEVEKAHPDVFNTLLQILDDGRLTDGQGRTVDFRHCVIIMTSNIGAHRILAHHGDVSEIKGDLMEDLQGRFLPEFLNRIDDIIIFHGLTEDDLSQIVDHLLDRSKRRVLGQGMTLDVTEAAKKLLVAHGHQPEFGARPLRRTIQAELDNRIASILLSGDAEPGDTIVADVVNDTIHCTVRKDDVAKDAKAEGAAEEPPAAEAQQTPDA from the coding sequence ATGTCGATGTCCTTCGGTTCAGGGTTCGGCTCGTCCGACCCCTTCAGTGACTTGTTCAACCGATTCTTCGGAATGTCGCCGGCTTCCTCACCGCCAGCCGTCCAACGCGTGCCGATCGGACGGCTGTTGACGGATTCGTCGCAGGAACTCCTCGGTCTCGCCGCTCAGAAAGCGATCGAGGACGGGACCTCCGATCTCGACACCGAGCACCTGCTCTGGGCGACCACGAAGATCGGTCCGACACGGAAACTGCTCTCCCATATCGGAGTGGACCCCGACGCCCTGTCGAAGGAAGTCGCCGCGGTCCTGCCGCAGGAGTCCGGCCAGCCGTCGGCGGAGCCCGGACTCACCCCGGCGGCCAAGCGCACGCTCCAGGCCGCCTACTCGCACTCGCAGGCCGCCGGGGCCTCGTACATCGGCCCCGAGCACATCCTCGCGGCGCTCCTGAGCGACTCCGACAGCGGCGCCGCCCGACTGCTGCGCGCGCAGGGCTTCAGCCCGGACCGCCTGGAGAACCTCGCGGACCAGACGTCCCGCTCGGAAGGGCCCGCGGAGGCCAAGAAACCGGCGACGACCCTCGACGAGTACGGCCGGGACCTGACGGAGGACGCGAAGGCCGGGATGCTCGACCCGGTGGTGGGGCGGGCCGACGAGATCGAGCAGACCATCGAGATCCTCTCGCGGCGCTCCAAGAACAATCCCGTGCTCATCGGCGAGCCCGGCGTCGGAAAGACCGCCATCGTGGAGGGCCTGGCCCAGCGCATCGTGGCGGGCGAAGTCCCACAGACCCTCAAGGACAAGCGAGTTGTCTCCCTCGACCTCTCCGGCATGGTGGCCGGCGCGCAGTACCGCGGCCAGTTCGAGGAGCGCCTGAAGAAGGTCATCGAGGACGTCCAGGACGCCGGCGGCAGCATCATCCTGTTCATCGACGAGCTGCACACCGTCGTGGGCGCGGGAGCGACCGGCGAGGGCGCCATGGACGCGGGCAACATGCTGAAGCCCGCCCTCGCGCGCGGCGAGCTGCAGCTCGTGGGCGCGACGACCATCGACGAGTACCGCAAACACATCGAGAAGGACGCGGCGCTGGAGCGCCGCTTCCAGCCCGTACTGATTCCGGAGCCGACCGTCGAGCAGACGGTGCAGATCCTGGAGGGGCTGCGCGACGCGTACGAGGCCCACCACCAGGTCCGCTTCGCCGACGGCGCCCTGGCGGCGGCCGCCGAGCTCTCCGACCGCTACATCAGCGACCGGTTCCTGCCCGACAAGGCCATCGACCTGATGGACCAGGCAGGCGCGCGCGTGCGGCTGCGCAGCGCCGGGCGCTCCACCGAGGTCGTCAGCCGCGAGGACCGCATCGCCAAGCTTCGGCGTGAGCAGCAAGAGGCCGTGGCCGGTGAGGACTTCGAGAAGGCGTCGGAGTTCAAGCGGCAGATCGCCGAGCTGGAGGGCGAACTCGCGGGCATCGAGGAGCGGCGCGAGGGCGTCGTCTCGGTCACCGAGGCGGACATCGCCGACGTCGTCTCCCGCCGCACCGGCATCCCCGTCTCCCAGCTCACCGCGAGCGAGAAGGAGAAGCTCCTCAACCTCGAAGCGGAGATGCACTCGAGGATCGTCGGCCAGAACGAGGCGGTCACCGCGGTCTCCGAGGCCGTGCGGCGCAACCGCGCGGGCATGGGCGATCCCAACCGTCCCGTGGGCTCCTTCCTCTTCCTGGGCCCCACCGGCGTCGGCAAGACCGAACTCGCGAAGACCCTCGCCGACCTGCTGTTCGGCGACGAGGATCACATGATCCGCTTCGACATGAGCGAGTTCCAGGAGAAGCACACCGTCGCCCGCCTCGTCGGCGCCCCTCCCGGATACGTCGGTTACGAGGAGGCCGGCCAGCTCACCGAGAAGGTCCGCCGGCAGCCGTACAGCGTCGTGCTGTTCGACGAGGTGGAGAAGGCACACCCCGACGTCTTCAACACCCTGCTCCAGATCCTCGACGACGGACGTCTCACCGACGGCCAGGGCCGCACGGTCGACTTCCGCCACTGCGTCATCATCATGACCTCGAACATCGGCGCCCACCGGATCCTCGCGCACCACGGCGACGTGTCCGAGATCAAGGGCGATCTCATGGAGGACCTGCAGGGCCGGTTCCTGCCCGAGTTCCTCAACCGCATCGACGACATCATCATCTTCCACGGCCTCACCGAGGACGACCTGTCGCAGATCGTGGACCACCTCCTGGACCGGAGCAAGCGCCGGGTGCTCGGCCAGGGCATGACCCTGGACGTCACCGAGGCGGCCAAGAAGCTCCTCGTCGCCCACGGCCACCAGCCGGAGTTCGGCGCGCGTCCGCTGCGGCGCACGATCCAGGCCGAACTCGACAACAGGATCGCGTCGATCCTGCTGAGCGGTGACGCGGAGCCCGGGGACACCATCGTCGCGGACGTGGTGAACGACACCATCCACTGCACCGTGCGCAAGGACGACGTCGCGAAGGACGCGAAGGCCGAAGGCGCCGCGGAGGAACCGCCCGCGGCCGAGGCGCAGCAGACTCCCGACGCCTGA